Proteins from a genomic interval of Bombus affinis isolate iyBomAffi1 chromosome 16, iyBomAffi1.2, whole genome shotgun sequence:
- the LOC126925770 gene encoding histone deacetylase 3 isoform X2 — translation MSYNKKVSYFYNPDVGNFHYGPGHPMKPHRLAVIHSLVLNYGLHKKMQIYRPYRASTHDMCRFHSDEYVEFLQRVTPQNLQGYTKYLSHFNVGDDCPVFEGLFDFCSMYTGASLEGATKLNNNCCDIAINWSGGLHHAKKFEASGFCYINDIVIAILELLKYHARVLYIDIDVHHGDGVQEAFYLTDRVMTVSFHKYGNYFFPGTGDMYEIGAESGRYYSVNVPLKEGIDDTSYVQVFKPVISHVMEFFQPTAIVLQCGADSLANDRLGCFSLSTKGHGECVKFVRDLNVPLLTVGGGGYTLRNVARCWTYETSLLVDEQISNELPYTEYLEYFAPDFTLHPDVVTRQDNANSKQYLEAITRHVYDNLKMIQHSPSVQMQDVPCDALPPEEERQPEPDPDSRQNTQDTDKIVEPNNEYYSGEKDQDKMD, via the exons ATGAGTTACAACAAAAAGGTATCATATTTCTACAATCCAGATGTAGGAAATTTCCATTATGGTCCCGGACATCCAATGAAGCCTCACAGACTTGCTGTAATCCACAGTTTGGTATTAAATTATGGTTTGCACAAGAAGATGCAGATCTATCGTCCATATCGTGCAAGCACCCATGATATGTGTCGCTTTCATTCAGACGAGTATGTTGAATTTTTACAAAGAGTGACCCCACAAAACTTGCAAGGATACACCAAATATCTAAGTCACTTTAACGTAGGTGATGACTGTCCTGTTTTTGAAGGATTATTTGATTTCTGCTCCATGTACACGGGTGCTTCTCTAGAAGGTGCTACAAAACTGAATAATAATTGCTGTGACATTGCTATTAATTGGAGTGGAGGGCTGCACCATGCAAAGAAATTTGAAGCTTCTGGTTTCTGTTACATTAATGATATCGTAATAGCAATCTTAGAATTGTTGAAATACCATGCTAGAGTACTTTATATAGATATAGATGTCCACCATGGGGATGGAGTACAAGAAGCATTTTATCTCACGGATAGAGTGATGACAGTATCTTTCCACAAGTATGGAAACTACTTCTTTCCTGGTACTGGAGATATGTATGAAATCGGAGCAGAAAGTGGACGATATTATTCTGTTAATGTACCCTTGAAAGAGGGCATTGATGATACATCTTATGTTCAAGTATTTAAGCCTGTTATATCTCATGTAATGGAGTTCTTCCAACCAACTGCTATAGTCCTACAATGTGGAGCAGATTCGCTCGCAAATGATCGTCTTGGCTGTTTCAGTTTGAGCACAAAAGGTCATGGAGAATGTGTGAAATTCGTGAGAGACCTAAATGTGCCATTACTTACTGTTGGAGGAGGAGGATATACATTGCGTAATGTCGCGCGTTGCTGGACCTACGAAACCTCTTTGCTCGTCGATGAACAAATCAGTAATGAGCTACCCTACACAGAATACCTGGAATATTTCGCACCAGACTTTACATTGCATCCTGATGTTGTAACCAGACAAGACAATGCGAATAGCAAACAGTATTTGGAGGCTATTACGAGACACGTTTATGATAACTTGAAAATGATTCAACACTCTCCAAGCGTCCAAATGCAGGATGTTCCATGCGATGCGTTGCCTCCAGAGGAAGAAAGGCAACCAGAACCTGACCCTGACTCCAGGCAAAATACACAGGATACTGATAAGATAGTTGAACCAAATAATGAGTATTATTCCGGAGAAAAAGATCAGGACAAAATGGAC TAG
- the LOC126925770 gene encoding histone deacetylase 3 isoform X1: protein MSYNKKVSYFYNPDVGNFHYGPGHPMKPHRLAVIHSLVLNYGLHKKMQIYRPYRASTHDMCRFHSDEYVEFLQRVTPQNLQGYTKYLSHFNVGDDCPVFEGLFDFCSMYTGASLEGATKLNNNCCDIAINWSGGLHHAKKFEASGFCYINDIVIAILELLKYHARVLYIDIDVHHGDGVQEAFYLTDRVMTVSFHKYGNYFFPGTGDMYEIGAESGRYYSVNVPLKEGIDDTSYVQVFKPVISHVMEFFQPTAIVLQCGADSLANDRLGCFSLSTKGHGECVKFVRDLNVPLLTVGGGGYTLRNVARCWTYETSLLVDEQISNELPYTEYLEYFAPDFTLHPDVVTRQDNANSKQYLEAITRHVYDNLKMIQHSPSVQMQDVPCDALPPEEERQPEPDPDSRQNTQDTDKIVEPNNEYYSGEKDQDKMDVSES, encoded by the coding sequence ATGAGTTACAACAAAAAGGTATCATATTTCTACAATCCAGATGTAGGAAATTTCCATTATGGTCCCGGACATCCAATGAAGCCTCACAGACTTGCTGTAATCCACAGTTTGGTATTAAATTATGGTTTGCACAAGAAGATGCAGATCTATCGTCCATATCGTGCAAGCACCCATGATATGTGTCGCTTTCATTCAGACGAGTATGTTGAATTTTTACAAAGAGTGACCCCACAAAACTTGCAAGGATACACCAAATATCTAAGTCACTTTAACGTAGGTGATGACTGTCCTGTTTTTGAAGGATTATTTGATTTCTGCTCCATGTACACGGGTGCTTCTCTAGAAGGTGCTACAAAACTGAATAATAATTGCTGTGACATTGCTATTAATTGGAGTGGAGGGCTGCACCATGCAAAGAAATTTGAAGCTTCTGGTTTCTGTTACATTAATGATATCGTAATAGCAATCTTAGAATTGTTGAAATACCATGCTAGAGTACTTTATATAGATATAGATGTCCACCATGGGGATGGAGTACAAGAAGCATTTTATCTCACGGATAGAGTGATGACAGTATCTTTCCACAAGTATGGAAACTACTTCTTTCCTGGTACTGGAGATATGTATGAAATCGGAGCAGAAAGTGGACGATATTATTCTGTTAATGTACCCTTGAAAGAGGGCATTGATGATACATCTTATGTTCAAGTATTTAAGCCTGTTATATCTCATGTAATGGAGTTCTTCCAACCAACTGCTATAGTCCTACAATGTGGAGCAGATTCGCTCGCAAATGATCGTCTTGGCTGTTTCAGTTTGAGCACAAAAGGTCATGGAGAATGTGTGAAATTCGTGAGAGACCTAAATGTGCCATTACTTACTGTTGGAGGAGGAGGATATACATTGCGTAATGTCGCGCGTTGCTGGACCTACGAAACCTCTTTGCTCGTCGATGAACAAATCAGTAATGAGCTACCCTACACAGAATACCTGGAATATTTCGCACCAGACTTTACATTGCATCCTGATGTTGTAACCAGACAAGACAATGCGAATAGCAAACAGTATTTGGAGGCTATTACGAGACACGTTTATGATAACTTGAAAATGATTCAACACTCTCCAAGCGTCCAAATGCAGGATGTTCCATGCGATGCGTTGCCTCCAGAGGAAGAAAGGCAACCAGAACCTGACCCTGACTCCAGGCAAAATACACAGGATACTGATAAGATAGTTGAACCAAATAATGAGTATTATTCCGGAGAAAAAGATCAGGACAAAATGGACGTAAGTGAATCGTGA
- the LOC126925770 gene encoding histone deacetylase 3 isoform X3 — translation MVCTRRCRSIVHIVQAPMICVAFIQTSDDCPVFEGLFDFCSMYTGASLEGATKLNNNCCDIAINWSGGLHHAKKFEASGFCYINDIVIAILELLKYHARVLYIDIDVHHGDGVQEAFYLTDRVMTVSFHKYGNYFFPGTGDMYEIGAESGRYYSVNVPLKEGIDDTSYVQVFKPVISHVMEFFQPTAIVLQCGADSLANDRLGCFSLSTKGHGECVKFVRDLNVPLLTVGGGGYTLRNVARCWTYETSLLVDEQISNELPYTEYLEYFAPDFTLHPDVVTRQDNANSKQYLEAITRHVYDNLKMIQHSPSVQMQDVPCDALPPEEERQPEPDPDSRQNTQDTDKIVEPNNEYYSGEKDQDKMDVSES, via the exons ATGGTTTGCACAAGAAGATGCAGATCTATCGTCCATATCGTGCAAGCACCCATGATATGTGTCGCTTTCATTCAGACGA GTGATGACTGTCCTGTTTTTGAAGGATTATTTGATTTCTGCTCCATGTACACGGGTGCTTCTCTAGAAGGTGCTACAAAACTGAATAATAATTGCTGTGACATTGCTATTAATTGGAGTGGAGGGCTGCACCATGCAAAGAAATTTGAAGCTTCTGGTTTCTGTTACATTAATGATATCGTAATAGCAATCTTAGAATTGTTGAAATACCATGCTAGAGTACTTTATATAGATATAGATGTCCACCATGGGGATGGAGTACAAGAAGCATTTTATCTCACGGATAGAGTGATGACAGTATCTTTCCACAAGTATGGAAACTACTTCTTTCCTGGTACTGGAGATATGTATGAAATCGGAGCAGAAAGTGGACGATATTATTCTGTTAATGTACCCTTGAAAGAGGGCATTGATGATACATCTTATGTTCAAGTATTTAAGCCTGTTATATCTCATGTAATGGAGTTCTTCCAACCAACTGCTATAGTCCTACAATGTGGAGCAGATTCGCTCGCAAATGATCGTCTTGGCTGTTTCAGTTTGAGCACAAAAGGTCATGGAGAATGTGTGAAATTCGTGAGAGACCTAAATGTGCCATTACTTACTGTTGGAGGAGGAGGATATACATTGCGTAATGTCGCGCGTTGCTGGACCTACGAAACCTCTTTGCTCGTCGATGAACAAATCAGTAATGAGCTACCCTACACAGAATACCTGGAATATTTCGCACCAGACTTTACATTGCATCCTGATGTTGTAACCAGACAAGACAATGCGAATAGCAAACAGTATTTGGAGGCTATTACGAGACACGTTTATGATAACTTGAAAATGATTCAACACTCTCCAAGCGTCCAAATGCAGGATGTTCCATGCGATGCGTTGCCTCCAGAGGAAGAAAGGCAACCAGAACCTGACCCTGACTCCAGGCAAAATACACAGGATACTGATAAGATAGTTGAACCAAATAATGAGTATTATTCCGGAGAAAAAGATCAGGACAAAATGGACGTAAGTGAATCGTGA
- the LOC126925809 gene encoding uncharacterized protein LOC126925809, translating to MRPDSRSVSFTFHREVLNVKNSPEITKKLRRRLQDRFEKEKPGDSCKEKMSKDKQTGDRSWNNLSLGNMSADSRRALRSGAEKLSKTISSVRTTFGTISQKFKSSTRRRQRLEEQQSPNSICKMQTPQTRSRQLLGRTPTKLYSPFGIESPRHAWNKENNETPVHTPPGMNTRYIQCRPFRFTRAKGFSMLR from the exons ATGCGGCCGGATTCACGTAGCGTTTCGTTCACGTTTCACCGGGAAGTTCTGAATGTCAAAAATTCACCGGAGATCACAAAAAAACTGAGACGGCGCCTCCAGGATCGTTTCGAGAAGGAAAAGCCCGGAGATTCTTGTAAGGAGAAAATGTCAAAAGATAAGCAAACAGGTGACCGTAGCTGGAACAATTTAAGTCTTGGAAATATGTCAGCGGATTCTAGACGTGCTTTGCGAAGCGGAGCCGAAAAGTTATCAAAAACTATATCTTCTGTACGTACAACTTTTGGAACTATTTCACAG aaGTTTAAGAGTTCCACACGTAGACGTCAAAGACTGGAGGAGCAACAATCTCCAAATAGCATTTGTAAAATGCAAACTCCCCAGACACGTTCTCGCCAGCTCCTTGGTAGAACACCAACAAAGCTTTATAGTCCTTTTGGCATAGAATCTCCAAGACATGCGTGGAACAAAGAGAACAATGAAACACCGGTGCATACTCCTCCAGGAATGAATACACGATATATCCAATGTAGGCCATTCCGTTTCACCAGAGCTAAAGGATTCTCTATGTTGAGATAA